TTGGATTTCTGTTTTTATTGCTTCAGCAGTGCAATCTTGGTTCATTAGGCGTTTTACTTCAACTCCATCTTTGAAAAAGAGGAAAGTAGGGAGGCCCATTACGCGAAACGACATAGCCACTCTTTTATTGGTGGAGCAATCGACTGCGGTAAACTTTACCTTATCTCCGAATTCTTTTTCCATTTCTTCATAAAGAGGTTTTAGCGCCATACAGGGACCGCACTGAGGACCCCAGAAATCAATAACAACCGGAAGATTTTTTTCCTCGCGTACTTCAGCATCGCAATTTTCTTTTGTCAAATCAATCATTTCTATCAACCTCCAAAATATTTTACTTATGTTTTATGCGGTATTATCATATCATGAGAAATTCTTGTTTTAAAGCATAAGATAACTGCGTTTTATACGGATTTAATTCGTTCGTAATGACATTGCGGAAATCTCTCTCTCTTGTCCAAGATGTGGCTGGAGTATATAATGCTATGTTGTACAGAATATTACGACTTAAGGTTTTATTGAAAAGCGGAGGAGATATTAATGCCATATAAATTTGAAGAGATAGAGCCAAAATGGCAGAAAAAATGGTCTGATTCAAAAATTTTCGAGGTAGAAAAAGATAGTAGCAAAGAAAAATATTACTGTTTGGAAATGTTCCCTTATCCAAGTGGAGTTCTTCATATGGGACACATGCGCAATTACTCTATAGGAGACTTGCTTGCACGTTTCAAAAGAATGCAAGGCTATAACGTTCTTTATCCCATGGGATTTGATTCCTTTGGAATGCCTGCAGAAAATGCTGCTATCAAGAATAAAACGGCACCCTCCGAGTGGACTTGGAAAAACATAGAACATATGACTAATCAGTTAAAACGGGCTGGATTTAGCTATGACTGGCGCCGTCGCATTGAAACGTGTAACGTAAACTACTATAAGTGGAATCAGTGGCTTTTTCTTCAATTTTATAAAGCAGGACTCGTATATAGAAAACATGCCCCAGTCAACTGGTGCGAAGAGTGCAAAACAGTACTCGCAAACGAACAGGTTGTTGGCGATGGCGTTTGCTGGCGCTGTTCGTCAGTTGTTACAAAAAGAAATCTTGACCAGTGGTTCATTCGCATAACAGACTACGCTCAGGAATTAGTAGACTGTTTGGACGATTTGAAAGATTGGCCGGAAAGAGTTGTCACGATACAGCGCAATTGGATCGGCCGCTCCGAGGGAGTCCACTTTAGTATGGACGTGGCAGAGACAGATTTGAAAATAGAAGCTTTTACAACGCGTATTGACACAGTTTATGGAATAAGTTTTGTTGCAATAGCAGCAGAACATCCTTTTGTCGAAGAGTTTGCAAAAAAACTTGGAGGGGAAAAAGGAGAAGAAATACGTGCCTTTGCAAATAAAATAACTTCTCGCAGCACAATAGAAAGAACTGCTGTTGGCACAGATAAAGAGGGCCTAAACACTGGATTTTTCGCTATAAACCCTGTGAATGGCAATAAGGTGCCCATTTGGATAGCAGACTACATCTTGATGGATTATGGAACAGGTGCCATCATGGGCGTTCCTGCTCATGACCAGCGAGATTTTGAATTTGCAAGAAAGTATGGAATGCAAGTTATTCCTGTTGTACGCCCCATAGATGCACCTCCTTTGGATGGAGAAAAAATGACAGAATCAACGGAAGCCGACGGAGTAGTTTGTAATTCAGGACAGTTCGACGGACTAGACACGTCAGTTGCGATAGAAAAAATGGGATT
The sequence above is a segment of the Synergistaceae bacterium genome. Coding sequences within it:
- a CDS encoding thioredoxin fold domain-containing protein, which gives rise to MIDLTKENCDAEVREEKNLPVVIDFWGPQCGPCMALKPLYEEMEKEFGDKVKFTAVDCSTNKRVAMSFRVMGLPTFLFFKDGVEVKRLMNQDCTAEAIKTEIQNLIA